One window of the Tetragenococcus koreensis genome contains the following:
- a CDS encoding aldehyde dehydrogenase family protein, with protein sequence MKTYDKLFYDGQWQDAQSSDYSDVINTANEEVIAKVVRASHKDVDQAVAAAKAAFDQWNNTSPETRAKYIEKIKKGIEDRQDEIADTMVQELGASKTFAKKGQVPQSLNEIQGTLDEFKNFNFEEEVDNATIIKEGYGVVACVTPWNYPMNQIQRKITPALLAGNTVVVNPATNTPLTAIIYAEIIEEAGLPKGVFNLVTGSGSDTGDYLTKHPDVSVVSFTGSTAVGKGLYENAATTVKKLVLELGGKSPMVYLKGGDLQLAVKSAASTVLDNQGQTCSALTRLLVPKDELERTKEVIQDYYKDIKVGDPAEDDTRVGPMVSEDQMNTVLDYIQKGIDEGANVFLGGNRLNRKGYFVEPTVFTDVTNDMTIAQEEIFGPVLVVITYDTQEEAVKIANDSSYGLSGAVVGPEKEAMDVARQLKTGNITVNGGARSPKAPFGGYKQSGIGRENGLYGLEDYLEVKALFK encoded by the coding sequence ATGAAAACATACGACAAATTATTTTATGATGGTCAATGGCAAGATGCGCAATCAAGTGATTATTCAGACGTTATTAACACGGCAAACGAAGAAGTGATTGCAAAGGTAGTCAGGGCCTCCCATAAAGATGTAGACCAAGCAGTCGCAGCTGCAAAGGCAGCCTTTGATCAATGGAATAATACTTCTCCTGAAACACGTGCTAAATATATCGAAAAAATCAAAAAAGGGATAGAAGACCGTCAAGACGAAATTGCCGATACAATGGTGCAAGAGTTAGGCGCTTCTAAAACATTTGCTAAAAAAGGACAAGTTCCACAGTCGTTAAACGAAATTCAAGGAACGTTAGATGAATTTAAAAACTTTAATTTTGAAGAAGAAGTCGATAATGCGACGATTATTAAAGAAGGCTATGGTGTAGTCGCTTGTGTGACGCCTTGGAACTACCCAATGAACCAAATTCAACGTAAAATTACACCTGCTTTACTTGCAGGAAATACAGTTGTGGTAAATCCGGCAACGAACACGCCACTTACTGCGATCATCTATGCTGAAATTATTGAAGAAGCAGGATTGCCAAAAGGCGTCTTCAACTTGGTTACAGGTAGCGGTAGTGATACAGGAGATTACTTGACCAAACATCCAGATGTATCTGTTGTTTCCTTTACTGGTTCAACAGCTGTCGGAAAAGGGCTATATGAAAATGCTGCAACCACAGTGAAAAAATTAGTCCTTGAATTAGGCGGTAAATCTCCAATGGTTTATCTTAAAGGCGGCGATCTGCAACTAGCTGTTAAATCAGCTGCAAGTACTGTCTTAGATAACCAAGGCCAAACTTGTTCAGCATTGACTCGCTTATTAGTTCCTAAAGATGAACTTGAACGAACCAAAGAAGTCATCCAAGATTACTATAAGGATATTAAAGTAGGCGATCCAGCTGAAGACGATACACGAGTAGGCCCTATGGTATCTGAAGACCAAATGAACACTGTTTTGGATTACATCCAAAAGGGTATAGACGAAGGAGCTAATGTATTCCTTGGGGGGAACCGACTCAACCGGAAAGGTTACTTTGTCGAACCAACGGTCTTTACAGATGTTACCAACGATATGACGATCGCCCAAGAAGAAATTTTTGGTCCCGTTCTAGTCGTTATCACTTATGACACACAAGAAGAAGCCGTTAAAATTGCCAATGATTCTTCTTATGGCTTATCTGGTGCGGTAGTAGGTCCTGAAAAAGAAGCGATGGACGTCGCTCGTCAACTAAAAACAGGAAATATTACAGTTAATGGTGGCGCTCGTTCACCGAAAGCACCATTTGGCGGCTATAAACAATCAGGTATTGGTCGTGAAAATGGGCTGTATGGATTAGAAGATTATTTAGAAGTCAAGGCATTGTTCAAATAA
- a CDS encoding YdhK family protein, which produces MKKVKSFTWITLLTSTVLLSACSNSNNDEEDQMDNMSESSSMMMDDSDQHMEDSSGDMEHGDMDHGDMEMDHNRNEDEPDNMQEAENPQYPVGEEVEIEDAHMDIMEGVTATITGAYDTTLYQVTFTPEDSDEPMEDHKWVVKEELEADDDTDDFEVGDEATLTADHMAGMQGQTAVITGTHDGPAYMIDFEPADGSEEFTNHKWVTEDELKPTDEE; this is translated from the coding sequence ATGAAGAAAGTAAAAAGCTTTACGTGGATTACGCTATTGACATCGACGGTTTTGTTAAGCGCTTGCAGCAACAGTAATAACGATGAAGAAGACCAAATGGACAATATGTCTGAAAGTAGCTCGATGATGATGGACGATTCTGATCAACACATGGAAGATTCAAGTGGTGATATGGAGCATGGCGACATGGACCACGGAGATATGGAAATGGATCACAATCGTAATGAAGATGAGCCAGACAATATGCAAGAGGCAGAAAATCCTCAATATCCAGTTGGTGAAGAAGTTGAAATTGAAGATGCACACATGGATATTATGGAAGGAGTTACCGCCACAATAACGGGGGCTTACGATACCACCTTATATCAAGTCACTTTCACACCTGAAGATAGTGACGAACCAATGGAAGATCATAAGTGGGTCGTAAAAGAAGAGTTGGAAGCTGATGATGATACAGATGATTTTGAAGTAGGCGATGAAGCAACGCTTACCGCAGACCATATGGCAGGAATGCAAGGGCAAACTGCTGTGATTACCGGTACCCACGACGGACCCGCTTATATGATCGATTTTGAACCGGCAGATGGCAGCGAAGAATTTACAAATCACAAATGGGTTACAGAAGACGAATTAAAACCAACGGATGAAGAATAA
- a CDS encoding sce7725 family protein, whose product MYYPYFRGKQFDLLALRTLIDNHLLSEKICPIVEPVKNTTALQKLCLSAQDHQHPVYLIQNPQIGEFNTENGNQLIQSFPARKALAVDQPLETMDQTAELFIGNQPSATLASDWTNNQKKVLVPPEFRLLNKVEGPKILTLDHFTRLPKLSFYQELPDELFSTDHLTYKKRGFSGFSDFSIDSRIYYEKGYPSPFLSLHLVYFMDDTLRIHHFISPEELPSQKEKFLVLMEEVFVWQRRLCKEENTLGLAMLIDYANKEKFPGLGVMRKAAVMHHMELIGRYLEQSNS is encoded by the coding sequence ATGTACTATCCTTATTTCAGAGGGAAACAATTTGATCTTTTAGCATTGCGGACACTCATAGACAATCATCTATTATCTGAAAAGATCTGTCCAATTGTTGAACCCGTGAAGAATACAACAGCTTTACAAAAACTTTGTTTAAGTGCTCAGGACCATCAGCATCCTGTTTATTTAATCCAAAATCCTCAAATAGGCGAATTTAACACAGAAAATGGAAATCAGCTTATCCAATCTTTTCCTGCCCGTAAGGCACTAGCTGTTGATCAGCCATTAGAAACCATGGATCAAACGGCTGAACTGTTCATTGGTAACCAACCATCAGCTACTTTAGCCAGTGATTGGACAAATAACCAAAAAAAGGTTCTTGTTCCGCCAGAATTTCGCTTATTAAATAAAGTAGAAGGCCCTAAAATCTTAACTTTGGATCATTTTACTCGCCTGCCTAAGCTAAGTTTTTATCAAGAACTGCCCGATGAATTATTTTCAACGGATCATTTAACTTATAAAAAAAGAGGATTTAGCGGGTTTAGTGATTTTTCAATCGATAGTCGAATCTATTATGAAAAAGGCTATCCTTCACCATTTTTAAGCCTTCACCTAGTTTATTTTATGGATGATACGCTACGCATTCATCATTTCATATCACCGGAAGAATTGCCATCACAAAAAGAGAAGTTTTTGGTTTTAATGGAAGAAGTGTTTGTTTGGCAAAGACGCTTATGCAAAGAAGAGAACACCCTAGGTTTAGCTATGCTGATAGATTATGCAAACAAGGAAAAATTTCCTGGCTTGGGCGTGATGCGTAAAGCAGCTGTCATGCACCATATGGAACTAATCGGTCGATATCTAGAGCAAAGTAATAGTTAA
- a CDS encoding short chain dehydrogenase, with product MRILLVGASGRIGQLVYQRLSARNHEIITASRHFGDIRVDLTSVKSIENLFKRAGALDAIISTAGAADFATMAALTPEINQTAVLSKLLGQINLALIGQHYLYNNGSITLTTGITKEDPIPAGASVAMANGGVAAFVKSAAIDLTDGKRINCVSPNVLEEAMADYSETFIGFTPVAGKKVANAYLKSVEGKQTGQEFKVY from the coding sequence TTGCGAATTTTATTAGTTGGCGCAAGCGGGAGGATCGGACAATTGGTGTATCAACGACTTTCTGCTAGAAACCATGAAATTATCACTGCTAGCCGCCATTTTGGTGATATCCGAGTGGATTTAACTTCTGTCAAAAGCATCGAAAATTTATTTAAAAGAGCTGGTGCACTCGATGCGATTATCAGCACGGCTGGCGCAGCAGATTTTGCTACAATGGCTGCGTTAACGCCAGAAATTAACCAAACCGCTGTATTGAGCAAACTGCTTGGTCAAATCAATTTGGCGTTAATCGGACAGCACTACTTATATAATAATGGCAGCATCACATTGACAACAGGTATCACAAAAGAAGATCCTATTCCTGCTGGTGCTTCAGTAGCCATGGCAAACGGTGGCGTAGCAGCATTTGTAAAATCAGCTGCTATTGATTTAACGGATGGCAAACGCATCAATTGTGTGAGCCCTAATGTCTTGGAAGAAGCGATGGCCGATTACAGCGAAACATTTATTGGCTTTACTCCTGTTGCAGGTAAAAAAGTAGCCAACGCTTACCTGAAAAGTGTCGAAGGAAAACAAACCGGTCAAGAATTTAAGGTATATTAA
- a CDS encoding YibE/F family protein, with protein MNVITNLLLVFIVLIVLILGKTSFYVLSGLFMNVLLFFFLIFCLHQGIPVYVAALAYILLNSLITLGYVNGWNEKTKAAFYSLVLFLFVVSLVFIPLIQKLSISGFSSQELEELAALNLNVPVSFTQLSVSVILIGVSGALIDGSMSIASATAEIFQQSSQQMNLKKLFQSSMSVVKSILNSTVNTILFAFISTGLALIFWYQDLSIPWYEMINSQAFVFEFAVIILSSISVAFVLPFTAVITCRYFLRKKG; from the coding sequence ATGAATGTCATTACTAATCTATTACTTGTATTTATCGTATTGATTGTACTTATTTTAGGGAAAACTTCTTTTTACGTATTAAGTGGTTTATTCATGAATGTTTTGTTGTTCTTTTTTTTGATTTTTTGTTTACACCAAGGAATTCCAGTTTACGTGGCGGCCCTCGCCTATATTCTATTAAACAGTCTGATCACTTTAGGGTATGTCAACGGATGGAACGAAAAAACAAAAGCTGCTTTTTATAGCTTAGTATTATTTTTATTTGTAGTATCTTTAGTATTTATTCCTTTGATTCAAAAATTGTCTATTTCTGGCTTTTCATCCCAAGAATTAGAAGAATTAGCGGCATTGAATCTGAACGTGCCCGTTTCTTTTACTCAATTAAGCGTTTCAGTCATTTTAATTGGCGTTTCTGGCGCGTTAATTGATGGGAGTATGTCAATTGCTAGTGCCACAGCAGAAATCTTTCAGCAAAGTTCTCAACAAATGAACTTGAAAAAATTGTTTCAGTCAAGTATGTCAGTGGTCAAAAGTATCTTGAATTCAACTGTCAATACAATACTATTTGCCTTTATCAGTACAGGATTGGCACTCATTTTTTGGTATCAAGATTTGTCGATTCCTTGGTATGAAATGATTAATTCTCAAGCTTTTGTCTTTGAATTTGCCGTGATTATTCTTTCAAGTATCAGTGTTGCTTTTGTCCTGCCTTTTACTGCAGTCATTACTTGTCGTTATTTTTTACGAAAAAAAGGGTAG
- a CDS encoding YibE/F family protein, with product MNKKVISGIICFIFCVIVSFGIQLTSGALYNQSLAKINQVEVNGNQQDIQATKVNGTEKGESVHLTADYRENELDSTHFSEGEQVFYSQGNVEEKKRDGFIFFMVAFLLFTLIFVGGKTGITTFISVSLNSAALFLIVAVYRNFTNISLVIFTAIYTVLSIAITLFLIDGIKKNSLQKFFATLLTVFTAFFICFIAMEFYQDEGLRFEDMGVLTRPYRPIFLSGLLVGAIGASLDTVVTVVSTLEEIELKNPTVTLSQLVRSGKKVGEDISSTMINVLICSYFSSAIPMMLVYLHNGWPFGQTVSMLLSLEMVRVLCGGFGILLSIPFSLLFFQMSRRGAKQ from the coding sequence ATGAATAAAAAAGTGATCAGCGGCATAATTTGCTTTATTTTTTGTGTCATCGTAAGTTTTGGCATACAGCTAACAAGCGGCGCTTTATATAACCAATCTTTAGCAAAAATCAATCAAGTTGAAGTAAACGGAAATCAACAAGATATCCAAGCAACTAAAGTAAATGGAACAGAAAAGGGCGAATCGGTTCATTTAACAGCGGATTATCGTGAAAATGAACTAGATTCCACCCATTTTTCTGAAGGCGAGCAAGTATTTTACTCGCAGGGAAATGTTGAAGAAAAAAAGCGCGATGGCTTTATATTCTTTATGGTAGCTTTTCTATTATTTACTTTAATTTTTGTGGGTGGAAAGACCGGTATAACGACATTTATCAGTGTTTCTTTGAATAGTGCAGCTTTATTTTTAATTGTCGCTGTTTACCGCAATTTTACGAATATTTCATTGGTTATTTTTACTGCAATTTATACTGTTCTTTCGATAGCCATCACGTTATTCTTGATCGATGGTATCAAAAAAAATAGTTTGCAAAAGTTTTTTGCGACCCTCTTAACAGTCTTTACGGCTTTTTTTATTTGCTTTATTGCAATGGAGTTTTATCAAGATGAAGGGCTGCGTTTTGAAGATATGGGTGTTTTAACACGGCCATATCGTCCCATCTTTTTATCAGGTTTGCTAGTAGGGGCTATTGGTGCTTCCTTAGATACCGTCGTCACAGTTGTTTCTACTTTAGAAGAAATCGAGTTGAAAAATCCGACAGTCACGCTTAGTCAACTAGTTCGTTCAGGCAAAAAAGTCGGAGAAGATATAAGTTCGACCATGATTAATGTGTTGATCTGTTCATACTTCAGTAGTGCAATACCAATGATGTTAGTTTATCTGCACAATGGCTGGCCTTTTGGTCAAACAGTCAGTATGTTATTGTCTTTAGAAATGGTACGTGTTTTATGTGGTGGATTCGGCATTTTACTTTCTATTCCATTCTCATTACTTTTCTTCCAAATGAGTAGAAGGGGGGCCAAACAATGA
- a CDS encoding FAD-dependent oxidoreductase, which yields MRVVIIGGSHAGIAAARHLKKIDPSVEVLIIERTNILGYMGSSLNLYLEGVITDLAEARTVTPGQLVAEKINVLLNTEVTEILPEQKEVVFSIKTGQNQTKDSIFYDDLILAMGSSQYQTDFSLQSEREITNYKTLPQAEQAVDTIRSADKIAIIGAGLIGFELVETLAHLKKEIYLVDRMDSVLFRYFDDEITQRLLESLPDNVHVILNSNVKEIQLDEKDNVAGILLTNEKILSCDAVVFAINPRPNISLVADHLAINMDGTLNTNEYLQTSDPAIYAVGDLVSIHFNESSSSIYVPLVTNAYRTGMIAASNILLPEKIAFPKVQRTVVTELFNAYLASTGINEEEAPYYGFQVSSVAKTYTREHLFVKDEKFELTLKLVFDQKSKQIMGGQLMTSSREQVEMINTLSTLITMQADLNQLTTMDFYFNPKLSLPLHFLNDLAMEGLIIQ from the coding sequence ATGCGGGTAGTTATTATTGGTGGGTCACATGCGGGAATTGCAGCTGCTAGACACTTGAAAAAAATTGATCCCAGCGTTGAAGTATTAATTATCGAACGAACCAATATTTTAGGTTACATGGGAAGCAGTTTAAACCTTTATTTAGAAGGAGTAATTACTGATTTAGCAGAAGCAAGAACAGTCACTCCTGGGCAATTAGTAGCCGAAAAAATTAACGTTTTACTTAATACAGAAGTAACAGAAATTTTGCCAGAACAAAAAGAAGTCGTTTTTTCTATTAAAACAGGGCAGAATCAAACCAAAGATAGCATTTTTTATGATGATCTGATTTTGGCCATGGGATCAAGTCAGTATCAAACGGATTTTTCACTCCAATCTGAACGCGAAATTACCAATTATAAAACTTTGCCACAAGCAGAGCAAGCGGTCGATACCATCCGTTCAGCCGATAAAATTGCAATTATTGGCGCAGGGCTAATCGGTTTTGAATTAGTAGAAACCTTAGCACATCTAAAAAAAGAAATCTATTTAGTTGATCGAATGGATAGCGTCTTATTCCGTTATTTTGATGACGAGATTACTCAGAGATTACTAGAAAGCCTACCTGACAACGTGCATGTTATTTTAAATAGTAATGTTAAAGAGATTCAGCTCGATGAAAAAGATAATGTAGCAGGGATCCTTTTAACTAATGAAAAAATTTTATCTTGTGACGCCGTTGTTTTTGCTATCAATCCGCGACCTAATATATCGTTAGTTGCAGATCATTTAGCTATCAATATGGATGGCACCTTAAATACCAATGAATATCTGCAGACCTCCGATCCAGCGATTTATGCAGTTGGCGATTTAGTTTCGATTCACTTTAATGAATCGTCTTCGTCAATTTATGTCCCGTTAGTCACTAATGCTTATCGTACTGGTATGATTGCTGCTTCAAATATTTTACTACCAGAAAAAATTGCTTTTCCGAAAGTCCAAAGAACTGTTGTAACAGAACTTTTTAATGCTTATTTAGCTAGCACGGGAATCAACGAAGAGGAAGCTCCTTACTATGGTTTCCAAGTTTCTTCAGTCGCCAAAACCTATACTCGTGAACATTTATTTGTCAAAGATGAAAAGTTTGAACTAACCTTAAAACTGGTTTTTGATCAAAAAAGTAAACAAATTATGGGCGGACAATTAATGACAAGTAGTCGTGAACAAGTGGAAATGATTAACACGCTATCTACTTTGATTACTATGCAAGCTGATTTAAATCAGCTAACCACGATGGATTTTTATTTTAATCCCAAATTATCTTTGCCGCTGCACTTTTTAAACGACCTAGCGATGGAAGGGCTTATTATCCAATAA
- a CDS encoding helix-turn-helix domain-containing protein, producing the protein MRLLNLLDKDHKVQVRIFDYFLKKERTIKIKELNDQIDVSYPTLQKSITALTVALREFDIEADLVKKNSDYLQLFLPNHFSVKNFLYTYLKQALDYKLLVSIFQEKVISITKLALENNVSEASIFRRLKVINQLLEEFGIQFKNKKLTGSELQIQLFYFQLFNGVIPTERLDTLITNTAIKNLINVIENQFQLQFTKKQEQMMLLRLHIMQRRLDYRQIPKYDISQDILQQIEKDGFYQELKNILARFLSRFALPGTNYEAIYLYLFFITEGLLPQESKWWIESPFIQYFLAIDKKIYQTITKEIEYDKTFATFLLQNHVKIVFYKGEISFNEEDTLLLSDIDVQAMDQCMSIVEKELSRKVSHSQWEMLDHSYGLIWDIHHRRQQKEVLVGVVDDGSLQAEEAFRFIKQTLASMPHVTVKKAKKRAYDLLIAAVYTDLQEFDYQKVYLLTGVLSPFEAERLKQAAAAIIKEK; encoded by the coding sequence ATGCGATTGCTTAATTTGCTTGATAAAGACCATAAAGTGCAAGTAAGAATTTTTGATTATTTTTTAAAAAAAGAACGAACGATCAAGATAAAAGAACTTAATGATCAAATTGACGTTTCTTACCCAACACTACAAAAGAGCATCACTGCTTTAACTGTTGCTCTGCGTGAATTTGATATAGAAGCTGATTTGGTGAAAAAAAATAGTGATTATTTGCAATTGTTTTTGCCTAATCACTTTTCTGTTAAGAATTTTTTGTATACATATTTAAAACAAGCTTTGGATTATAAATTGCTAGTTAGTATCTTCCAAGAAAAAGTAATAAGCATAACGAAGTTAGCTTTGGAAAATAATGTAAGCGAAGCTTCGATTTTTAGACGTTTAAAGGTTATTAATCAGCTGTTAGAAGAATTTGGCATTCAATTTAAAAATAAGAAATTAACTGGCAGTGAATTACAAATTCAACTTTTTTATTTTCAATTGTTTAACGGAGTTATTCCAACAGAACGCTTGGATACATTAATCACAAATACTGCAATTAAAAATTTAATCAATGTCATTGAGAACCAATTTCAACTTCAATTTACTAAAAAACAAGAACAAATGATGCTTTTACGGTTGCATATCATGCAACGACGATTAGATTACCGTCAAATACCCAAATACGACATCTCCCAAGATATATTACAACAAATTGAAAAAGATGGTTTTTACCAAGAACTAAAAAACATTTTGGCGCGTTTTTTGAGTCGTTTTGCTTTACCTGGGACGAATTATGAAGCAATTTATTTATATTTATTTTTTATTACCGAAGGGCTTTTACCGCAAGAAAGTAAATGGTGGATAGAATCTCCTTTTATTCAATACTTTTTAGCTATTGATAAAAAAATTTATCAAACAATTACTAAAGAAATCGAATATGACAAAACTTTCGCAACTTTTCTTTTACAAAACCATGTAAAAATTGTTTTTTATAAAGGGGAGATCAGTTTTAATGAAGAGGATACTTTACTATTGTCCGATATTGATGTCCAAGCCATGGATCAATGTATGTCCATCGTTGAAAAGGAACTTTCACGTAAAGTATCCCATTCACAGTGGGAAATGCTCGACCACTCTTACGGCCTAATTTGGGATATCCACCATAGGCGCCAACAAAAAGAAGTCCTTGTTGGTGTAGTAGATGATGGATCGTTACAAGCGGAAGAAGCCTTTCGCTTTATCAAACAGACATTGGCTAGTATGCCACACGTTACTGTAAAAAAAGCGAAGAAAAGAGCCTATGATTTATTAATCGCCGCTGTTTACACGGATTTGCAGGAATTTGATTATCAGAAAGTTTATCTTTTAACAGGAGTATTATCTCCATTTGAAGCAGAACGGTTAAAACAAGCTGCTGCAGCAATTATCAAAGAAAAGTAG
- a CDS encoding class I SAM-dependent methyltransferase: MCEDLTELKQFWDDFASEYTDIQAESQLPIQKDLADFLMHQKLLPQDSFLDLAGGNGKYVPSFIAHVQNYVLVDLSSEMLQIAANNYHYQNLSLIESSQQAFFTQTQDHTFDMVFSAMNPALTSIDQLIEMLRIAKKYVCILRLVQEEDQLFSPIEEKLYGKPSDLKWMATYKRWLKRPFQTKSFHYSVSEVISVDLFRLYFADELSATELEKTIDQLFQGRTEIKNAVDYTFELLYCYVG; the protein is encoded by the coding sequence ATGTGCGAAGATTTAACTGAACTAAAACAATTTTGGGATGATTTTGCCAGCGAATATACAGACATCCAAGCAGAATCACAGCTGCCTATCCAAAAAGATCTAGCTGATTTTTTAATGCATCAAAAGCTTTTACCTCAAGATAGTTTTTTGGACCTGGCTGGCGGGAATGGAAAGTATGTGCCTTCTTTTATTGCCCATGTACAAAACTATGTACTGGTGGACTTATCTTCGGAGATGTTACAGATTGCGGCTAATAATTATCACTATCAAAATCTGTCATTAATCGAAAGCAGCCAACAAGCCTTTTTTACACAAACGCAAGACCATACGTTTGATATGGTTTTTAGCGCTATGAACCCTGCATTGACCTCAATAGATCAATTAATAGAAATGTTACGGATCGCCAAAAAGTATGTTTGTATTTTGCGTCTGGTCCAAGAAGAAGATCAATTGTTTTCGCCGATTGAAGAAAAGCTATATGGTAAACCAAGTGATTTAAAATGGATGGCTACTTATAAACGTTGGCTAAAAAGACCCTTTCAGACAAAGTCTTTTCATTATTCGGTAAGTGAAGTAATCAGTGTTGATCTCTTTCGTTTGTACTTTGCAGACGAACTTTCAGCCACTGAATTAGAAAAAACAATCGACCAGCTATTTCAAGGAAGAACAGAAATCAAAAATGCAGTGGACTATACTTTTGAATTACTGTACTGTTATGTAGGTTAA
- a CDS encoding viral A-type inclusion protein, which produces MSKETRTENNEVSANGLQNTSFDEIKEVAFQNVGSMLKDLQAFEEAIQNENISEIYRIYKGKLHEELKKTSNKNHEIDELLAQKIHDSFTQAFPFIHYAQKVSPTINYYRLGNYYRERPTIAIDASTPEIFVLPKIDKEWQEFAPGKRDALTKIEKEMDELDAKLITAESEITKIDEQIKENKNEKASVENSKGLFNRNKTEDEIEELDKKILELEEKREEWVPYVEDETKIDKQKEQLMKSHHDIRLKQAVVTKEFRLIKQYFGSLKVMNQQIQDFLSSYLGTAKGGNKS; this is translated from the coding sequence ATGTCAAAGGAAACAAGAACTGAGAATAACGAAGTTTCTGCAAATGGATTACAGAATACCAGCTTTGATGAGATTAAAGAAGTCGCATTTCAAAATGTTGGCTCGATGCTCAAGGATTTACAGGCTTTTGAAGAAGCGATTCAAAATGAAAATATATCCGAAATTTATCGTATTTATAAAGGAAAATTGCATGAAGAGTTAAAAAAGACTTCGAATAAAAATCATGAGATCGATGAATTGCTAGCACAAAAAATTCATGATAGCTTTACGCAGGCTTTTCCTTTTATTCATTATGCGCAAAAGGTTTCGCCTACTATAAATTATTATCGTTTGGGAAACTATTACCGTGAACGTCCCACTATTGCAATTGATGCTAGCACGCCGGAAATCTTTGTTTTGCCAAAAATCGATAAAGAGTGGCAAGAATTTGCCCCCGGTAAGCGTGACGCTCTAACGAAAATTGAAAAAGAAATGGATGAACTGGACGCAAAGCTCATTACTGCTGAATCAGAAATAACGAAAATTGATGAACAGATAAAAGAAAATAAGAATGAAAAAGCTTCAGTTGAAAACTCAAAAGGTTTGTTTAACCGCAATAAAACTGAAGATGAGATAGAAGAACTCGACAAAAAAATACTGGAATTAGAAGAAAAAAGAGAAGAATGGGTGCCTTATGTTGAAGATGAAACCAAAATCGATAAACAAAAAGAGCAGCTAATGAAAAGCCATCATGATATTCGTCTAAAACAGGCGGTCGTGACCAAAGAATTTCGTTTAATCAAACAATATTTTGGTTCATTAAAGGTAATGAATCAACAAATCCAAGATTTTCTATCATCTTATTTAGGTACAGCTAAAGGAGGGAATAAATCATGA
- a CDS encoding GNAT family N-acetyltransferase encodes MIFRQAEMSDIPQIMVITARGIASLKEQGSPQWQDGYGPTQSQIEQDIKKGAAYVLEDGKITAYAALISGKDPVYTAIEEGNWSGTQPYVSIHRVVVDSSLTGNGLAKKMLLHLLAVSQQSGFNDIRIDTYPLNIGMQKAIKKAGFVYRGKVNFPIPHGDRWAYQYLAK; translated from the coding sequence ATGATTTTCAGGCAAGCGGAAATGAGCGATATCCCGCAAATTATGGTAATCACAGCCCGAGGAATAGCATCTCTCAAAGAGCAAGGCTCGCCTCAATGGCAAGACGGATATGGACCGACACAATCACAAATTGAACAAGACATAAAAAAGGGCGCAGCTTATGTCTTAGAAGACGGGAAAATTACCGCTTATGCTGCTTTGATCTCAGGAAAAGATCCAGTATACACAGCCATTGAAGAGGGAAATTGGTCAGGTACACAACCCTACGTATCCATTCATCGTGTAGTTGTTGATAGTAGTCTAACAGGTAATGGCCTTGCTAAAAAAATGTTGCTTCATTTGCTTGCAGTTAGTCAACAATCGGGTTTTAATGATATTCGGATTGACACTTATCCTTTAAATATCGGCATGCAAAAGGCGATTAAAAAGGCAGGGTTTGTTTATCGTGGCAAAGTGAACTTTCCCATCCCTCACGGAGATCGTTGGGCTTACCAATACTTAGCCAAATGA